The Cherax quadricarinatus isolate ZL_2023a chromosome 81, ASM3850222v1, whole genome shotgun sequence genome includes a region encoding these proteins:
- the LOC138855118 gene encoding uncharacterized protein: MSLNTNVFYGSRAQRRRDYIVPELHDDSDPNEEVDSGDDYEPQADASSSSEDEHEDLSKRSGQVNVKRRNVRKQAVKDDEVEVDETTVNNTNATWSKLDITNTPLPDYRHEVPTHIKEPFEYFCELFTAEMLESLVFNTNLYATQKDVNTNFNTTSEELM, encoded by the exons atgtCG TTGAACACAAATGTGTTTTATGGATCAAGGGCTCAAAGAAGAAGGGATTACATCGTGCCAGAGTTACATGATGACAGTGACCCTAATGAGGAAGTGGATTCTGGAGATGATTATGAGCCACAGGCAGATGCTTCTTCTTCAAGTGAAGATGAACATGAAGATTTGTCTAAGAGAAGTGGGCAAGTTAATGTAAAACGAAGAAATGTACGAAAACAAGCAGTTAAAGATGACGAGGTTGAGGTAGATGAAACAACTGTCAACAACACTAATGCCACCTGGAGCAAACTTGACATAACAAATACTCCATTACCTGACTACAGACATGAGGTACCAACACATATCAAGGAACCATTTGAATATTTTTGTGAATTATTTACTGCAGAAATGTTAGAAAGCCTTGTATTTAACACAAACTTGTATGCAACACAGAAAGATGTTAATACTAACTTCAACACCACTAGTGAAGAGCTTATGTAA